The Alnus glutinosa chromosome 7, dhAlnGlut1.1, whole genome shotgun sequence genome includes a region encoding these proteins:
- the LOC133874252 gene encoding transcription elongation factor SPT6 homolog isoform X2: MGKTVVSDEEDEVEVEEEDEREPIHGGAARDADDDEEDEEDEEGQDEYEKDGFIVLDDVDEEEDQDEEERADSDEERQKKKKRKKKENYTLDEDDYELLEDNNITIPRRKSKKFKRLKKAQGVGEEESSGFSDEEEIFGTGKSGRTAEEKLKRSLFGDDEGPPLEDIGEEEEQAEDEEDADIGEEDEMADFIVDEEDEHGAPPKGGKRVKKVGNRRAPGVSSSALQEAHEIFGDVDELLQLRKQGLDSGEWRERRLEDEFEPIVLSEKYMTEKDDLIRELDVPERMQITEQNTGSPPLDEVSIDEESTWIHSQLATGTIPLFGKRGRGTPKDGWDLSINKDDIMRFLDLLHVQKLDIPFIAMYRKEECLSLFKDPEQPEVDDDIQDKNERTPTLKWHKVLWAIQDLDRKWLLLLKRKSALQSYYNKRFEEESRRVYDETRLNLNQQLFESIMKALKAAESEREVDDVDSKFNLHFPSGEVGVDEGQYKRPKRRSLYSVCGKAGLWEVASKFGYSSEQFGLQLSLEKMRNDELEDPKETPEEMASNFTCAMFETPQAVLKGARHMAAVEISCEPCVRKHVRSNFMDHAVVSTCPTPDGNVAIDSFHQFAGVKWLREKPLNAFDDAQWLLMQKAEEEKLLQVTIKMPEEDLNKLISDFNEYYLSDGVSKSAQLWNEQRKLILQDALFGFLLPSMEKEARSLLTSRAKNWLLMEYGNVLWNKVSVGPYQRKETDISSDDEAAPRVMACCWGPGKPATTFVMLDSSGEVLDVLYTGSLTLRSQNVIDQQRKKNDQERVLKFMTDHQPHVVVLGAVNLSCTRLKEDIYEIIFKMVEENPRDVGHEMDGLSIVYGDESLPRLYENSRISSDQLPGQSGIVKRAVALGRYLQNPLAMVATLCGPGREILSWKLSSLENFLTPDEKYGIVEQVMVDVTNQGGLDINLAISHEWLFAPLQFISGLGPRKAASLQRSLVRAGAIFTRKDFVTVHGLGKKVFVNAVGFLRVRRSGLAASSSQFIDLLDDTRIHPESYVLAQELAKDVYDEDIRGDANDDDDALEMAIEHVRDRPNILRILDVDAYAKGKNRENKRETFYDIKRELMQGFQDWRKQYEEPSQDEEFYMISGETEETLAEGRIVQATVRRVQAQKAICVLESGLTGMLMKEDYSDDWRESPELSDRLHEGDIVTCKIKSIQKNRYQVFLVSRESEMRSNRHQYARNLDPYYHEDRSRLQSEQEKARKEKELAKKHFKPRMIVHPRFQNITLDEAKEFLSDKDPGESIICPSRHGPSHLTLTLKVYDGVYAQKDIVEGGKEHKDITSLLRIGKTLKIGEDTFEDLDEVMDRYVDPLVSHLKSMLNYRKFKKGSKAEVDELLKIEKSEYPMRIVYCFGISHEHPGTFILTYIRSTNPHHEYVGLYPKGFKFRKRMFEDIDRLVAYFQRHVDDPQSAQSLRSVAARVPMRSPATGGSSGASMGSGWGGSSNEDGWRGQSYDRDRSSTPGSRTGRNDHRNGGGGRDGHPSGVPRPYGGRGRGSYNGSRGNSSGKERQDPSYDGGKWDTVSKDGEDGWGNFPGAKVQNSPGREAFPGGWGSGSGGGGSDNGGWGNGSGGVDGGNWGAAGGNDAAPDNRSSGWGSSPSPAPKSSAQSQPGNGWSGSSGGGW; the protein is encoded by the exons ATGGGAAAAACCGTAGTTTCTGACGAAGAAG ATGAGGTCGAAGTCGAAGAGGAGGACGAGAGGGAACCTATCCATGGAGGCGCAGCCCGCGATGCCGATGACGATGAGGAGGATGAAGAAGACG AAGAAGGGCAGGATGAGTATGAGAAGGATGGATTTATAGTGTTGGATGACGTTGATGAAGAAGAGGACCAAGATGAAGAGGAGAGGGCAGACAGTGATGAGGAGaggcagaagaagaagaaaaggaagaaaaa AGAGAATTATACACTTGATGAAGATGATTATGAGCTCTTGGAGGACAACAATATTACTATTCCTCGTCGGAAG AGCAAAAAGTTTAAGCGTCTGAAAAAAGCCCAGGGGGTTGGTGAGGAGGAATCCTCTGGGTTTTCTGATGAGGAGGAAATTTTTGGAACTGGTAAAAGTGGGCGAACTGCAGAGGAGAAGCTTAAGCGTAGTTTATTTGGTGATGATGAAG GTCCTCCACTTGAGGACATTGGTGAAGAGGAGGAACAAGCTGAAGATGAAGAGGATGCAGACATTGGTGAAGAGGATGAGATGGCAGACTTTATtgttgatgaagaagatgagcaTGGAGCTCCTCCCAA AGGAGGGAAGCGGGTAAAGAAAGTTGGGAATAGGAGGGCACCTGGAGTTTCCTCGTCTGCTTTGCAGGAAGCTCATGAAATATTTGGTGATGTTGATGAACTCCTGCAGCTCCGTAAGCAAGGTTTAGATTCTGGGGAATGGAGGGAAAGGAGACTTGAAGATGAATTTGAACCAATTGTTCTGTCTGAGAAGTATATGACAGAGAAGGATGACCTGATTCGGGAGCTTGATGTTCCGGAGAGAATGCAG ATAACCGAACAAAACACTGGTTCCCCTCCATTGGATGAAGTTAGCATAGATGAAGAGAGCACCTGGATACATAGTCAACTTGCAACTGGTACGATACCATTGTTTGGCAAGAGAGGCAGGGGGACTCCGAAGGATGGCTGGGATCTATCTATTAACAAGGATGATATCATGAGATTTTTGGACCTATTGCATGTGCAGAAGTTAGAT ATCCCCTTTATCGCTATGTATCGAAAGGAGGAGTGCCTAAGCCTATTCAAAGATCCTGAGCAACCTGAAGTTGATGATGATATTCAGGATAAGAATGAGAGGACTCCCACTCTTAAGTGGCACAAG GTACTTTGGGCGATTCAAGACTTGGACAGAAAGTGGCTACTGCTGCTGAAGCGAAAGAGTGCTCTTCAATCATACTACAATAAGCGATTCGAGGAAGAATCTCGACGTGTATATGATGAAACAAGACTCAATTTAAATCAGCAACTTTTTGAATCAATTATGAAGGCACTCAAGGCAGCAGAATCAGAAAGGGAGGTTGATGATGTGGACTCCAAATTTAACTTGCATTTCCCGTCGGGTGAAGTTGGTGTGGATGAAGGACAATACAAGAGGCCTAAGAGGAGATCACTATATAGTGTTTGCGGTAAAGCTGGCCTATGGGAGGTTGCAAGCAAGTTTGGTTACAGCTCTGAGCAATTTGGATTGCAGCTGTCATTAGAAAAGATG AGAAATGATGAGTTGGAGGATCCTAAGGAAACACCAGAAGAGATGGCTTCAAACTTTACATGTGCTATGTTTGAGACACCTCAAGCTGTGCTTAAAGGAGCTAGGCACATG GCAGCTGTGGAGATAAGTTGCGAGCCATGTGTTAGGAAGCATGTTCGTAGCAATTTTATGGATCATGCTGTGGTGTCGACATGTCCTACACCTGATGGGAATGTGGCAATAGATTCTTTCCATCAGTTTGCAGGGGTAAAGTGGTTGCGTGAGAAGCCATTAAATGCATTTGATGATGCACAATGGCTCCTTATGCAGAAGGCTGAGGAGGAGAAGCTTCTTCAAGTTACTATTAAGATGCCTGAAGAGGATTTGAATAAGTTGATAAGTGACTTTAACGAGTATTATCTTAGTGATGGAGTCAGTAAATCTGCTCAACTTTGGAATGAGCAGAGAAAATTGATATTGCAGGATGCactttttggttttcttctaCCATCAATGGAGAAAGAAGCAAGATCTTTGTTAACTAGTAGAGCCAAAAACTGGTTACTTATGGAGTATGGGAATGTTTTGTGGAATAAAGTTTCAGTGGGACCGTATCAACGGAAGGAAACCGATATTAGCTCAGACGATGAAGCTGCACCAAGGGTCATGGCTTGCTGTTGGGGCCCTGGAAAGCCAGCAACAACTTTTGTGATGTTAGATTCATCAGGGGAGGTTCTGGATGTGCTTTACACTGGGTCCCTCACTTTGCGGTCTCAAAATGTTATTGACCAGCAACGTAAGAAAAATGACCAGGAACGAGTATTGAAGTTCATGACGGATCACCAACCACATGTTGTTGTTTTAGGAGCTGTCAATTTGTCTTGTACTCGCCTGAAAGAGGATATATATGAG ATTATTTTCAAGATGGTGGAGGAAAATCCCAGAGATGTTGGCCATGAGATGGATGGGCTAAGCATTGTGTATGGTGATGAATCTTTACCTCGTCTTTATGAAAACTCTCGGATCTCATCTGACCAGCTACCTGGACAGTCAG GCATTGTTAAGCGGGCTGTCGCTCTTGGGCGATATTTGCAAAATCCATTGGCAATGGTTGCTACCCTATGTGGTCCTGGAAGGGAGATCTTGTCATGGAAACTTAGTTCACTAGAGAACTTTCTCACCCCAGATGAGAAGTATGGGATTGTTGAACAGGTTATGGTAGACGTCACAAATCAGGGGGGCCTTGACATTAATTTGGCTATTAGCCATGAATGGTTATTTGCTCCTTTACAGTTCATTTCTGGGCTTGGACCCAGAAAGGCAGCATCTCTACAAAGGTCCTTGGTAAGAGCTGGGGCAATTTTTACCCGAAAGGACTTTGTCACAGTGCATGGACTTGGTAAAAAGGTATTTGTCAATGCGGTAGGTTTTTTGCGTGTCCGGCGGAGTGGATTGGCTGCTAGCAGCAGCCAGTTCATTGATTTGTTGGATGATACAAGAATACATCCAGAGTCTTATGTCCTTGCACAAGAATTGGCCAAAGATGTTTATGACGAGGACATAAGAGGTGATGCGAATGATGATGACGATGCACTGGAGATGGCAATAGAGCATGTTAGAGACCGGCCTAATATTTTGAGAATCCTTGATGTTGATGCATATGCTAAAGGCAAGAATCGTGAGAATAAGAGAGAAACTTTTTACGACATAAAAAGGGAACTAATGCAGGGTTTTCAGGATTGGCGTAAGCAATATGAAGAGCCAAGTCAAGATGAGGAATTCTATATGATTTCAGGTGAGACCGAGGAGACCCTTGCTGAAGGGAGAATTGTGCAAGCCACAGTCCGCAGGGTGCAAGCTCAAAAAGCAATTTGCGTGCTTGAATCTGGTTTGACCGGGATGCTCATGAAGGAAGACTATTCAGATGACTGGAGGGAGAGTCCTGAGTTATCTGATAGGCTACATGAGGGTGACATTGTCACCTGCAAGATTAAATCGATTCAAAAGAACAGGTATCAGGTTTTCCTCGTTTCTAGAGAGAGTGAGATGCGAAGTAATCGACATCAATATGCTAGAAACCTTGATCCCTACTACCATGAAGACCGGAGCAGGCTACAGAGTGAGCAAGAAAAAGCTCGCAAAGAAAAGGAGCTTGCAAAGAAGCATTTTAAGCCAAGGATGATTGTTCACCCTCGCTTCCAGAATATAACCTTAGATGAAGCAAAGGAG TTCTTGTCTGACAAGGATCCTGGCGAAAGTATTATTTGTCCCAGTCGTCATGGGCCTTCTCATTTAACTCTAACTCTCAAAGTTTATGACGGAGTTTATGCTCAGAAAGACATAGTCGAAGGTGGAAAGGAGCACAAGGACATCACAAGCTTACTTCGTATTGGGAAGACATTGAAAATTGGGGAAGACACTTTTGAGGATTTGGATGAG GTAATGGATCGATATGTTGATCCCTTAGTGTCTCACTTAAAGTCAATGCTAAATTATCGCAAGTTCAAGAAGGGCTCAAAAGCAGAAGTTGATGAACTCCTGAAGATTGAGAAATCAGAGTATCCTATGAGGATAGTTTATTGTTTTGGCATCTCTCATGAGCATCCAGGCACATTTATCTTGACTTATATAAGGAGTACAAATCCACACCATGAATATGTTGGTCTATATCCTAAGGGATTCAAGTTCCGGAAAAGGATGTTTGAGGACATTGATCGGCTTGTGGCATACTTCCAGAGACATGTTGATGATCCTCAGTCAGCACAATCTCTGAGATCAGTTGCTGCTAGGGTGCCAATGCGAAGCCCTGCAACTGGGGGCTCATCAGGAGCATCCATGGGTAGTGGCTGGGGTGGTTCATCGAATGAGGATGGTTGGAGAGGTCAGTCTTACGACAGGGATCGTTCTTCTACTCCTGGTTCTAGAACAG GAAGAAATGATCACAGAAATGGTGGTGGTGGTCGCGATGGGCATCCAAGTGGGGTGCCTAGGCCGTATGGTGGGCGTGGTCGAGGCTCATATAACGGCAGCAGAGGAAATAGTTCCGGCAAGGAGAGACAGGATCCGAGTTATGATGGTGGTAAATGGGATACAGTTAGCAAGGACGGGGAAGATGGTTGGGGGAATTTTCCAGGTGCTAAAGTTCAAAATTCTCCTGGCAGGGAGGCTTTCCCAGGTGGTTGGGGTAGTGGTAGTGGTGGAGGTGGCAGTGACAACGGTGGGTGGGGCAATGGAAGTGGTGGTGTTGACGGAGGAAATTGGGGTGCTGCTGGTGGAAATGATGCTGCTCCTGATAATAGGAGTTCCGGTTGGGGAAGTTCCCCCTCCCCCGCCCCCAAGAGTTCTGCACAGTCCCAGCCTGGGAATGGATGGTCTGGAAGCAGTGGTGGAGGTTGGTGA
- the LOC133874252 gene encoding transcription elongation factor SPT6 homolog isoform X1: protein MGKTVVSDEEDEVEVEEEDEREPIHGGAARDADDDEEDEEDEEGQDEYEKDGFIVLDDVDEEEDQDEEERADSDEERQKKKKRKKKENYTLDEDDYELLEDNNITIPRRKQSKKFKRLKKAQGVGEEESSGFSDEEEIFGTGKSGRTAEEKLKRSLFGDDEGPPLEDIGEEEEQAEDEEDADIGEEDEMADFIVDEEDEHGAPPKGGKRVKKVGNRRAPGVSSSALQEAHEIFGDVDELLQLRKQGLDSGEWRERRLEDEFEPIVLSEKYMTEKDDLIRELDVPERMQITEQNTGSPPLDEVSIDEESTWIHSQLATGTIPLFGKRGRGTPKDGWDLSINKDDIMRFLDLLHVQKLDIPFIAMYRKEECLSLFKDPEQPEVDDDIQDKNERTPTLKWHKVLWAIQDLDRKWLLLLKRKSALQSYYNKRFEEESRRVYDETRLNLNQQLFESIMKALKAAESEREVDDVDSKFNLHFPSGEVGVDEGQYKRPKRRSLYSVCGKAGLWEVASKFGYSSEQFGLQLSLEKMRNDELEDPKETPEEMASNFTCAMFETPQAVLKGARHMAAVEISCEPCVRKHVRSNFMDHAVVSTCPTPDGNVAIDSFHQFAGVKWLREKPLNAFDDAQWLLMQKAEEEKLLQVTIKMPEEDLNKLISDFNEYYLSDGVSKSAQLWNEQRKLILQDALFGFLLPSMEKEARSLLTSRAKNWLLMEYGNVLWNKVSVGPYQRKETDISSDDEAAPRVMACCWGPGKPATTFVMLDSSGEVLDVLYTGSLTLRSQNVIDQQRKKNDQERVLKFMTDHQPHVVVLGAVNLSCTRLKEDIYEIIFKMVEENPRDVGHEMDGLSIVYGDESLPRLYENSRISSDQLPGQSGIVKRAVALGRYLQNPLAMVATLCGPGREILSWKLSSLENFLTPDEKYGIVEQVMVDVTNQGGLDINLAISHEWLFAPLQFISGLGPRKAASLQRSLVRAGAIFTRKDFVTVHGLGKKVFVNAVGFLRVRRSGLAASSSQFIDLLDDTRIHPESYVLAQELAKDVYDEDIRGDANDDDDALEMAIEHVRDRPNILRILDVDAYAKGKNRENKRETFYDIKRELMQGFQDWRKQYEEPSQDEEFYMISGETEETLAEGRIVQATVRRVQAQKAICVLESGLTGMLMKEDYSDDWRESPELSDRLHEGDIVTCKIKSIQKNRYQVFLVSRESEMRSNRHQYARNLDPYYHEDRSRLQSEQEKARKEKELAKKHFKPRMIVHPRFQNITLDEAKEFLSDKDPGESIICPSRHGPSHLTLTLKVYDGVYAQKDIVEGGKEHKDITSLLRIGKTLKIGEDTFEDLDEVMDRYVDPLVSHLKSMLNYRKFKKGSKAEVDELLKIEKSEYPMRIVYCFGISHEHPGTFILTYIRSTNPHHEYVGLYPKGFKFRKRMFEDIDRLVAYFQRHVDDPQSAQSLRSVAARVPMRSPATGGSSGASMGSGWGGSSNEDGWRGQSYDRDRSSTPGSRTGRNDHRNGGGGRDGHPSGVPRPYGGRGRGSYNGSRGNSSGKERQDPSYDGGKWDTVSKDGEDGWGNFPGAKVQNSPGREAFPGGWGSGSGGGGSDNGGWGNGSGGVDGGNWGAAGGNDAAPDNRSSGWGSSPSPAPKSSAQSQPGNGWSGSSGGGW, encoded by the exons ATGGGAAAAACCGTAGTTTCTGACGAAGAAG ATGAGGTCGAAGTCGAAGAGGAGGACGAGAGGGAACCTATCCATGGAGGCGCAGCCCGCGATGCCGATGACGATGAGGAGGATGAAGAAGACG AAGAAGGGCAGGATGAGTATGAGAAGGATGGATTTATAGTGTTGGATGACGTTGATGAAGAAGAGGACCAAGATGAAGAGGAGAGGGCAGACAGTGATGAGGAGaggcagaagaagaagaaaaggaagaaaaa AGAGAATTATACACTTGATGAAGATGATTATGAGCTCTTGGAGGACAACAATATTACTATTCCTCGTCGGAAG CAGAGCAAAAAGTTTAAGCGTCTGAAAAAAGCCCAGGGGGTTGGTGAGGAGGAATCCTCTGGGTTTTCTGATGAGGAGGAAATTTTTGGAACTGGTAAAAGTGGGCGAACTGCAGAGGAGAAGCTTAAGCGTAGTTTATTTGGTGATGATGAAG GTCCTCCACTTGAGGACATTGGTGAAGAGGAGGAACAAGCTGAAGATGAAGAGGATGCAGACATTGGTGAAGAGGATGAGATGGCAGACTTTATtgttgatgaagaagatgagcaTGGAGCTCCTCCCAA AGGAGGGAAGCGGGTAAAGAAAGTTGGGAATAGGAGGGCACCTGGAGTTTCCTCGTCTGCTTTGCAGGAAGCTCATGAAATATTTGGTGATGTTGATGAACTCCTGCAGCTCCGTAAGCAAGGTTTAGATTCTGGGGAATGGAGGGAAAGGAGACTTGAAGATGAATTTGAACCAATTGTTCTGTCTGAGAAGTATATGACAGAGAAGGATGACCTGATTCGGGAGCTTGATGTTCCGGAGAGAATGCAG ATAACCGAACAAAACACTGGTTCCCCTCCATTGGATGAAGTTAGCATAGATGAAGAGAGCACCTGGATACATAGTCAACTTGCAACTGGTACGATACCATTGTTTGGCAAGAGAGGCAGGGGGACTCCGAAGGATGGCTGGGATCTATCTATTAACAAGGATGATATCATGAGATTTTTGGACCTATTGCATGTGCAGAAGTTAGAT ATCCCCTTTATCGCTATGTATCGAAAGGAGGAGTGCCTAAGCCTATTCAAAGATCCTGAGCAACCTGAAGTTGATGATGATATTCAGGATAAGAATGAGAGGACTCCCACTCTTAAGTGGCACAAG GTACTTTGGGCGATTCAAGACTTGGACAGAAAGTGGCTACTGCTGCTGAAGCGAAAGAGTGCTCTTCAATCATACTACAATAAGCGATTCGAGGAAGAATCTCGACGTGTATATGATGAAACAAGACTCAATTTAAATCAGCAACTTTTTGAATCAATTATGAAGGCACTCAAGGCAGCAGAATCAGAAAGGGAGGTTGATGATGTGGACTCCAAATTTAACTTGCATTTCCCGTCGGGTGAAGTTGGTGTGGATGAAGGACAATACAAGAGGCCTAAGAGGAGATCACTATATAGTGTTTGCGGTAAAGCTGGCCTATGGGAGGTTGCAAGCAAGTTTGGTTACAGCTCTGAGCAATTTGGATTGCAGCTGTCATTAGAAAAGATG AGAAATGATGAGTTGGAGGATCCTAAGGAAACACCAGAAGAGATGGCTTCAAACTTTACATGTGCTATGTTTGAGACACCTCAAGCTGTGCTTAAAGGAGCTAGGCACATG GCAGCTGTGGAGATAAGTTGCGAGCCATGTGTTAGGAAGCATGTTCGTAGCAATTTTATGGATCATGCTGTGGTGTCGACATGTCCTACACCTGATGGGAATGTGGCAATAGATTCTTTCCATCAGTTTGCAGGGGTAAAGTGGTTGCGTGAGAAGCCATTAAATGCATTTGATGATGCACAATGGCTCCTTATGCAGAAGGCTGAGGAGGAGAAGCTTCTTCAAGTTACTATTAAGATGCCTGAAGAGGATTTGAATAAGTTGATAAGTGACTTTAACGAGTATTATCTTAGTGATGGAGTCAGTAAATCTGCTCAACTTTGGAATGAGCAGAGAAAATTGATATTGCAGGATGCactttttggttttcttctaCCATCAATGGAGAAAGAAGCAAGATCTTTGTTAACTAGTAGAGCCAAAAACTGGTTACTTATGGAGTATGGGAATGTTTTGTGGAATAAAGTTTCAGTGGGACCGTATCAACGGAAGGAAACCGATATTAGCTCAGACGATGAAGCTGCACCAAGGGTCATGGCTTGCTGTTGGGGCCCTGGAAAGCCAGCAACAACTTTTGTGATGTTAGATTCATCAGGGGAGGTTCTGGATGTGCTTTACACTGGGTCCCTCACTTTGCGGTCTCAAAATGTTATTGACCAGCAACGTAAGAAAAATGACCAGGAACGAGTATTGAAGTTCATGACGGATCACCAACCACATGTTGTTGTTTTAGGAGCTGTCAATTTGTCTTGTACTCGCCTGAAAGAGGATATATATGAG ATTATTTTCAAGATGGTGGAGGAAAATCCCAGAGATGTTGGCCATGAGATGGATGGGCTAAGCATTGTGTATGGTGATGAATCTTTACCTCGTCTTTATGAAAACTCTCGGATCTCATCTGACCAGCTACCTGGACAGTCAG GCATTGTTAAGCGGGCTGTCGCTCTTGGGCGATATTTGCAAAATCCATTGGCAATGGTTGCTACCCTATGTGGTCCTGGAAGGGAGATCTTGTCATGGAAACTTAGTTCACTAGAGAACTTTCTCACCCCAGATGAGAAGTATGGGATTGTTGAACAGGTTATGGTAGACGTCACAAATCAGGGGGGCCTTGACATTAATTTGGCTATTAGCCATGAATGGTTATTTGCTCCTTTACAGTTCATTTCTGGGCTTGGACCCAGAAAGGCAGCATCTCTACAAAGGTCCTTGGTAAGAGCTGGGGCAATTTTTACCCGAAAGGACTTTGTCACAGTGCATGGACTTGGTAAAAAGGTATTTGTCAATGCGGTAGGTTTTTTGCGTGTCCGGCGGAGTGGATTGGCTGCTAGCAGCAGCCAGTTCATTGATTTGTTGGATGATACAAGAATACATCCAGAGTCTTATGTCCTTGCACAAGAATTGGCCAAAGATGTTTATGACGAGGACATAAGAGGTGATGCGAATGATGATGACGATGCACTGGAGATGGCAATAGAGCATGTTAGAGACCGGCCTAATATTTTGAGAATCCTTGATGTTGATGCATATGCTAAAGGCAAGAATCGTGAGAATAAGAGAGAAACTTTTTACGACATAAAAAGGGAACTAATGCAGGGTTTTCAGGATTGGCGTAAGCAATATGAAGAGCCAAGTCAAGATGAGGAATTCTATATGATTTCAGGTGAGACCGAGGAGACCCTTGCTGAAGGGAGAATTGTGCAAGCCACAGTCCGCAGGGTGCAAGCTCAAAAAGCAATTTGCGTGCTTGAATCTGGTTTGACCGGGATGCTCATGAAGGAAGACTATTCAGATGACTGGAGGGAGAGTCCTGAGTTATCTGATAGGCTACATGAGGGTGACATTGTCACCTGCAAGATTAAATCGATTCAAAAGAACAGGTATCAGGTTTTCCTCGTTTCTAGAGAGAGTGAGATGCGAAGTAATCGACATCAATATGCTAGAAACCTTGATCCCTACTACCATGAAGACCGGAGCAGGCTACAGAGTGAGCAAGAAAAAGCTCGCAAAGAAAAGGAGCTTGCAAAGAAGCATTTTAAGCCAAGGATGATTGTTCACCCTCGCTTCCAGAATATAACCTTAGATGAAGCAAAGGAG TTCTTGTCTGACAAGGATCCTGGCGAAAGTATTATTTGTCCCAGTCGTCATGGGCCTTCTCATTTAACTCTAACTCTCAAAGTTTATGACGGAGTTTATGCTCAGAAAGACATAGTCGAAGGTGGAAAGGAGCACAAGGACATCACAAGCTTACTTCGTATTGGGAAGACATTGAAAATTGGGGAAGACACTTTTGAGGATTTGGATGAG GTAATGGATCGATATGTTGATCCCTTAGTGTCTCACTTAAAGTCAATGCTAAATTATCGCAAGTTCAAGAAGGGCTCAAAAGCAGAAGTTGATGAACTCCTGAAGATTGAGAAATCAGAGTATCCTATGAGGATAGTTTATTGTTTTGGCATCTCTCATGAGCATCCAGGCACATTTATCTTGACTTATATAAGGAGTACAAATCCACACCATGAATATGTTGGTCTATATCCTAAGGGATTCAAGTTCCGGAAAAGGATGTTTGAGGACATTGATCGGCTTGTGGCATACTTCCAGAGACATGTTGATGATCCTCAGTCAGCACAATCTCTGAGATCAGTTGCTGCTAGGGTGCCAATGCGAAGCCCTGCAACTGGGGGCTCATCAGGAGCATCCATGGGTAGTGGCTGGGGTGGTTCATCGAATGAGGATGGTTGGAGAGGTCAGTCTTACGACAGGGATCGTTCTTCTACTCCTGGTTCTAGAACAG GAAGAAATGATCACAGAAATGGTGGTGGTGGTCGCGATGGGCATCCAAGTGGGGTGCCTAGGCCGTATGGTGGGCGTGGTCGAGGCTCATATAACGGCAGCAGAGGAAATAGTTCCGGCAAGGAGAGACAGGATCCGAGTTATGATGGTGGTAAATGGGATACAGTTAGCAAGGACGGGGAAGATGGTTGGGGGAATTTTCCAGGTGCTAAAGTTCAAAATTCTCCTGGCAGGGAGGCTTTCCCAGGTGGTTGGGGTAGTGGTAGTGGTGGAGGTGGCAGTGACAACGGTGGGTGGGGCAATGGAAGTGGTGGTGTTGACGGAGGAAATTGGGGTGCTGCTGGTGGAAATGATGCTGCTCCTGATAATAGGAGTTCCGGTTGGGGAAGTTCCCCCTCCCCCGCCCCCAAGAGTTCTGCACAGTCCCAGCCTGGGAATGGATGGTCTGGAAGCAGTGGTGGAGGTTGGTGA